Proteins encoded together in one Ochotona princeps isolate mOchPri1 chromosome 20, mOchPri1.hap1, whole genome shotgun sequence window:
- the FKBP14 gene encoding peptidyl-prolyl cis-trans isomerase FKBP14 isoform X2, translating to MRFLLWNAVWTLLATSSSGALIPEPEVKIEVLQKPFICHRKTKGGDLMLVHYEGYLEKDGSLFHSTHKHNNGQPIWFTLGILEALKGWDQGLKGMCVGEKRKLTIPPALGYGKEGKGKIPPESTLIFNIDLLEIRNGPRSHESFQEMDLNDDWKLSKNEVKVYLKKEFEKHGAVVNESHHDVLVEDIFDKEDEDRDGFISAREFTYQHDEL from the exons ATGAGGTTTTTGTTGTGGAACGCAGTCTGGACATTGTTAGCCACGTCTTCCAGCGGGGCTCTGATCCCCGAGCCCGAAGTGAAAATCGAAGTTCTGCAGAAGCCGTTCATCTGCCATCGCAAGACAAAGGGAGGGGACTTGATGCTGGTCCACTATGAGGGCTACTTAGAGAAGGACGGCTCCTTGTTTCATTCCAC CCACAAGCATAACAACGGGCAGCCCATTTGGTTTACCCTGGGCATCCTGGAAGCTCTCAAAGGCTGGGACCAGGGACTGAAGGGGATGTGTGTCGGAGAGAAGAGAAAGCTCACCATCCCTCCCGCCCTGGGCtatggaaaagaaggaaaag GTAAAATTCCTCCCGAGAGCACACTGATATTCAACATCGACCTCCTGGAGATTCGAAACGGACCGAGATCTCACGAGTCCTTCCAAGAGATGGATCTTAATGACGACTGGAAGCTCTCTAAGAATGAG GTTAAAGTGTATTTAAAGAAAGAGTTTGAAAAGCATGGGGCAGTGGTGAATGAGAGCCACCACGATGTCTTGGTGGAGGATATTTTCGATAAAGAAGATGAAGACAGAGATGGGTTTATATCTGCCAGAGAATTCACATACCAACACGATGAGTTGTAG
- the FKBP14 gene encoding peptidyl-prolyl cis-trans isomerase FKBP14 isoform X1 has protein sequence MCVGEKRKLTIPPALGYGKEGKGKIPPESTLIFNIDLLEIRNGPRSHESFQEMDLNDDWKLSKNEVKVYLKKEFEKHGAVVNESHHDVLVEDIFDKEDEDRDGFISAREFTYQHDEL, from the exons ATGTGTGTCGGAGAGAAGAGAAAGCTCACCATCCCTCCCGCCCTGGGCtatggaaaagaaggaaaag GTAAAATTCCTCCCGAGAGCACACTGATATTCAACATCGACCTCCTGGAGATTCGAAACGGACCGAGATCTCACGAGTCCTTCCAAGAGATGGATCTTAATGACGACTGGAAGCTCTCTAAGAATGAG GTTAAAGTGTATTTAAAGAAAGAGTTTGAAAAGCATGGGGCAGTGGTGAATGAGAGCCACCACGATGTCTTGGTGGAGGATATTTTCGATAAAGAAGATGAAGACAGAGATGGGTTTATATCTGCCAGAGAATTCACATACCAACACGATGAGTTGTAG